From the genome of Hymenobacter sp. PAMC 26628, one region includes:
- a CDS encoding TIGR01777 family oxidoreductase, with amino-acid sequence MKVLITGGTGLVGTRLSQLLTEAGHEVALLSREASSAGPYKTFVWAPGAGTIDPAAVPFADVVVNLAGANVGEGRWTEARKKELTASRLDSLALLHRELAKPGHRVQAVLSASAIGYYGNTGDQLAIEETPPAHDFLAELTQRWEQAAAPIAALGIRLVTPRIGVVLSTKGGALVPLAATVKLGLGAPLGTGQQYLSWIHLDDLCHLFMAMLADDAWQGPYNAVAPYPATNEAFTEVLAEVLHRPLLLPKVPGFALKLLLGEQSEIVLAGQYVSAEKVMTQGFEFDYPVLRGALKELYSADKQLSRQR; translated from the coding sequence ATGAAAGTCCTCATCACCGGCGGCACGGGCCTCGTGGGCACCCGCCTGTCACAACTGCTCACCGAAGCCGGCCACGAAGTGGCGCTGCTCAGCCGCGAGGCAAGCAGCGCGGGGCCCTATAAAACGTTTGTTTGGGCCCCCGGCGCGGGCACCATCGACCCGGCCGCCGTGCCCTTTGCCGATGTGGTGGTGAACCTGGCCGGGGCCAACGTGGGCGAAGGCCGCTGGACCGAGGCCCGCAAAAAAGAGCTGACGGCCAGCCGCCTCGACAGCCTTGCCCTGCTACACCGCGAGCTGGCCAAGCCCGGCCACCGCGTGCAAGCCGTGCTCTCGGCGTCGGCCATCGGTTACTACGGCAACACCGGCGACCAACTGGCAATTGAGGAAACGCCCCCGGCGCACGATTTCCTGGCCGAACTAACCCAGCGCTGGGAGCAGGCCGCCGCACCCATTGCGGCCCTGGGCATCCGGCTCGTCACGCCGCGCATCGGCGTAGTGCTCAGCACCAAGGGTGGGGCCCTGGTGCCCCTGGCCGCCACCGTGAAGCTGGGCCTGGGGGCCCCCCTCGGCACTGGCCAGCAGTACCTGTCCTGGATTCACCTCGACGACTTGTGCCACCTCTTCATGGCCATGCTGGCCGACGATGCCTGGCAGGGCCCCTACAACGCCGTGGCCCCCTACCCCGCCACCAACGAAGCCTTCACCGAAGTACTGGCCGAGGTGCTGCACCGCCCGTTGCTACTGCCCAAAGTGCCCGGCTTTGCCCTCAAGCTGCTGCTAGGTGAGCAAAGCGAAATAGTGCTGGCTGGCCAGTACGTAAGCGCCGAAAAAGTAATGACGCAAGGGTTCGAGTTCGATTACCCGGTGCTCCGCGGGGCCCTGAAGGAGCTGTATAGCGCGGATAAGCAATTATCGCGGCAACGCTAA
- a CDS encoding transglycosylase domain-containing protein: MAVPSPPLPPASPARLPTPSGRWPRRLVRWAWVLFGLSLVLFLVYPILVSTNFLFLFGKSPSLAELEDPKVEQASELYTSDGVLMGKYFRENRSPVPLSKISPVLIKALVATEDVRFYDHAGIDGPALLGALAAAARGEKRGGSTLTQQLAKNLYKTRRGETRGGLGHIAGVSTIISKTKEWLTAVELERRYTKEEILRMYLNTVEYGSNSYGIKVAAKTYFNTSPDSLSAVQAAMLVGVLNNPTAYNPRFHPEAARRRRNVVLERMGQAGILKASEVGALQAQPVALDYHVERHIDGPDNYFRGAIGQVVTKWCDDHDLDLYRDGLRIYTTLDSRMQDHAEVALHERMKALQGNFDSFWRNRHQNPWVDEKGEEIPDFINTQIKRTEVYKTLHNRYHGNQAQIEAALNLKRPMKVFTWKHGDGDTTLVMSSLDSLAYYKHFLQAGMMTMDPYTGSIKAWVGGLDYRFFQYDHVKQGRRQAGSTFKPFVYLTALDNGYSPCDRIRDQRVTIKYVENGKPMEWQPDNVTREYTGINMTLRHAMARSVNSVTAQLTELVGWDKVAVYARKVGITSPLLPVPSIGLGSAGDVSVYEMVDAYSTFLNTGFRSQPRLITRIEDRHGNVIQQFDPVQRRAISPETAWLMTYMLRGGMEEPGGTSQALWDYDLWHKDNQIGGKTGTTSNYSDGWYMGLTKDLVTGVWVGGEDRSIHFVGSQQGEGGRTALPIYGKYMEKIYQDKSLGYDYGHFPAPTVKINKKYTCVSPSEPRRREAAVDTIAADNLLERMNGNGVPDSVR, translated from the coding sequence ATGGCTGTTCCTTCCCCGCCGCTCCCACCCGCCTCGCCGGCGCGCTTACCCACCCCTTCTGGCCGCTGGCCGCGCCGCCTGGTGCGGTGGGCCTGGGTGCTGTTTGGGCTGAGCCTGGTGCTCTTCCTGGTTTACCCTATCCTGGTCAGCACCAACTTCTTGTTCCTGTTTGGGAAGTCGCCGAGCTTGGCCGAGCTGGAAGATCCCAAAGTAGAGCAAGCATCTGAGCTGTATACCTCCGACGGGGTGCTGATGGGTAAATACTTCCGCGAAAATCGCTCGCCGGTGCCGCTGAGCAAGATTTCGCCGGTGCTCATCAAGGCCCTGGTGGCGACGGAAGACGTGCGCTTCTACGACCACGCCGGCATCGACGGCCCAGCCCTGCTGGGGGCCCTGGCGGCGGCCGCGCGCGGCGAAAAACGCGGCGGCTCGACCCTCACCCAGCAGCTGGCCAAAAACTTGTACAAAACCCGGCGCGGCGAAACCCGCGGCGGCCTCGGCCACATCGCCGGCGTGAGCACCATCATCAGCAAAACCAAGGAGTGGCTGACGGCCGTGGAGCTGGAGCGCCGCTACACGAAGGAGGAAATCCTGCGCATGTACCTGAACACGGTGGAGTACGGCTCGAACTCCTACGGCATCAAGGTGGCGGCCAAAACGTACTTCAACACCTCGCCCGACAGCCTGTCGGCGGTGCAAGCGGCCATGCTGGTGGGCGTGCTGAACAACCCCACGGCTTACAACCCGCGCTTCCACCCCGAAGCCGCCCGCCGCCGCCGCAACGTGGTGCTGGAGCGCATGGGCCAGGCCGGCATCCTCAAAGCCAGCGAAGTAGGGGCCCTGCAAGCGCAGCCCGTGGCGTTGGACTACCACGTGGAGCGCCACATCGACGGGCCCGACAACTACTTCCGCGGGGCCATCGGCCAGGTCGTCACCAAGTGGTGCGACGACCACGACCTGGACCTGTACCGCGACGGGCTGCGCATCTACACTACCCTCGACTCGCGGATGCAGGACCACGCCGAGGTGGCCCTGCACGAGCGCATGAAGGCCTTGCAGGGCAACTTCGACAGCTTCTGGCGCAACCGCCACCAAAACCCCTGGGTGGACGAAAAAGGCGAGGAAATTCCAGATTTTATCAATACCCAAATCAAGCGCACCGAGGTCTACAAAACCCTCCACAACCGCTACCACGGCAACCAGGCCCAGATCGAAGCGGCCCTGAACCTGAAGCGCCCGATGAAGGTGTTCACCTGGAAGCACGGCGACGGCGACACCACACTGGTGATGTCGTCGCTTGATTCGCTGGCGTATTACAAGCACTTTTTGCAGGCCGGCATGATGACGATGGACCCCTATACGGGCTCCATTAAGGCCTGGGTGGGGGGCCTGGACTACCGCTTTTTCCAGTACGACCACGTGAAGCAAGGCCGCCGCCAGGCCGGCTCCACCTTCAAGCCTTTCGTGTACCTCACGGCCCTCGACAACGGCTACTCGCCCTGCGACCGGATTCGGGACCAGCGCGTGACGATTAAGTACGTCGAGAACGGCAAGCCCATGGAGTGGCAGCCCGACAACGTGACCCGCGAATACACGGGCATCAACATGACGCTTCGCCACGCCATGGCCCGCTCCGTCAACTCCGTCACGGCCCAGCTGACGGAGCTGGTGGGCTGGGACAAAGTGGCTGTGTACGCCCGCAAGGTGGGCATTACCAGCCCGTTGCTGCCGGTGCCGAGCATCGGCCTGGGCTCGGCTGGCGACGTGAGCGTGTACGAAATGGTGGACGCCTACAGCACGTTTCTGAACACGGGCTTCCGGTCGCAGCCCCGCCTCATCACCCGCATCGAAGACCGCCACGGCAACGTCATCCAGCAGTTCGACCCCGTGCAGCGCCGCGCCATTTCGCCCGAAACGGCTTGGCTGATGACCTACATGCTGCGCGGCGGCATGGAGGAGCCCGGCGGCACTTCGCAGGCCCTGTGGGACTACGACCTCTGGCACAAGGACAACCAAATTGGGGGCAAAACCGGCACCACCTCCAACTACTCCGACGGCTGGTACATGGGCCTCACCAAAGACCTCGTGACCGGCGTGTGGGTGGGCGGCGAAGACCGCAGCATCCACTTCGTGGGCTCGCAGCAGGGCGAGGGCGGCCGCACGGCCCTGCCCATCTACGGCAAGTACATGGAGAAGATTTACCAGGACAAATCCCTAGGCTACGACTACGGCCACTTCCCCGCCCCCACGGTCAAAATCAACAAAAAGTACACCTGCGTGTCCCCCAGCGAGCCCCGCCGCCGCGAAGCCGCTGTAGATACCATCGCCGCCGACAACCTCTTGGAGCGCATGAACGGCAACGGCGTGCCGGACAGCGTGCGGTAG
- a CDS encoding DUF4153 domain-containing protein → MELPQTYETLWRDVSPRPAAVPLSAAQKLLLPLGLLLFNWLFWAEKTGLNVLVYSLFVVGAQVGLRPRHAPARRAGLFWLAAAGSLFSGVMAAVYGSGVAVLASAASLLLLLGYANQPHLRLLAYALLTAAGGTLRAALAVPRAWQGRLLSGAGARRSWYYGRLLLGPLAVLAVFHGLFAVANPRYADLSGRALAAVGAWLARLWPDLTLGHLLFLGLGYVLTAGALVAVPVYYFADHESRLGEFVRRQRDRVASLGVRRPDFRARAFGALGLRKEWLMAVAVLGLVNALLLAVNIIDINWLWFGFVPAPGFDLAQFVHEGTYVLIFSILLAMALVLWFFRRNLNFYGPGLPWLRAGATAWVLQNAVLAVSVGLRNYYYIEHRGLAYKRLGVCFFLVLTLFGLGTMLLKIWQRRSVYFLVRRNALAAYAVLLVLAAGNWEVWMARYNLQLRFQTVDVGFLLDLPGRALPELLADRARLNSIPQLTSESYSGAVVVSAADAQRRLDATVAAWRQRQRTYAGWQGWNYADWQAAQALR, encoded by the coding sequence ATGGAATTGCCCCAAACATATGAAACCCTTTGGCGCGACGTCAGCCCCCGGCCGGCTGCGGTCCCGCTCTCCGCCGCCCAGAAGCTGCTGCTGCCGCTGGGCCTGCTGCTGTTCAACTGGCTGTTTTGGGCCGAGAAAACGGGCCTGAACGTGCTCGTTTACAGTCTATTTGTGGTGGGGGCCCAGGTGGGGCTGCGGCCGCGCCACGCACCGGCGCGGCGGGCGGGGCTGTTTTGGCTGGCGGCGGCGGGCAGCCTGTTTAGCGGGGTGATGGCGGCGGTGTACGGCTCGGGGGTGGCGGTGCTGGCCAGTGCGGCGTCGCTGCTGCTGCTGCTGGGCTACGCCAACCAGCCCCACCTGCGGCTGCTGGCCTACGCGCTGCTGACGGCTGCCGGCGGCACGCTGCGGGCGGCGCTGGCGGTGCCCCGCGCCTGGCAAGGGCGGCTGCTGAGCGGGGCGGGAGCACGCCGCAGTTGGTACTACGGACGGCTGCTGTTGGGGCCCCTGGCGGTGCTGGCGGTGTTCCACGGGCTGTTTGCGGTGGCCAACCCGCGCTACGCCGACCTAAGCGGGCGGGCGCTGGCGGCGGTGGGCGCGTGGCTGGCGCGCCTCTGGCCCGATTTGACGCTGGGCCACTTGCTGTTTCTGGGGCTGGGCTACGTGCTGACGGCGGGGGCCCTGGTGGCCGTGCCAGTGTACTACTTCGCCGACCACGAGTCGCGGCTGGGCGAGTTTGTGCGGCGGCAGCGCGACCGGGTGGCGTCGCTGGGCGTGCGGCGGCCCGATTTTCGGGCGCGCGCGTTTGGGGCCCTGGGCCTGCGCAAGGAGTGGCTGATGGCCGTGGCCGTGCTCGGGCTGGTGAACGCGCTGCTGCTGGCGGTGAATATTATCGACATCAACTGGCTGTGGTTTGGCTTCGTGCCCGCGCCGGGCTTCGACCTGGCGCAGTTCGTGCACGAGGGTACGTACGTGCTCATATTCAGTATTTTGCTGGCGATGGCGCTGGTGCTGTGGTTTTTCCGGCGCAACCTGAACTTCTACGGTCCTGGGCTGCCGTGGCTGCGCGCTGGGGCCACGGCTTGGGTGCTGCAAAATGCGGTGCTGGCCGTGTCGGTGGGCCTGCGCAACTACTACTACATCGAGCACCGGGGCTTGGCTTACAAGCGCCTGGGCGTATGCTTCTTCCTGGTGCTCACGCTGTTTGGGCTGGGCACCATGCTGCTCAAAATCTGGCAGCGCCGCTCCGTGTACTTCCTCGTGCGCCGCAACGCGCTGGCCGCCTACGCGGTGCTGCTGGTGCTGGCGGCCGGCAATTGGGAAGTGTGGATGGCCCGCTACAACCTCCAGCTGCGCTTCCAAACCGTCGATGTCGGCTTCCTGCTCGACCTGCCCGGCCGCGCCCTGCCCGAGCTGCTAGCCGACCGCGCCCGGCTGAATAGCATTCCGCAGCTCACCAGTGAGAGCTACAGCGGGGCCGTGGTCGTCAGCGCCGCCGATGCCCAGCGCCGCCTCGATGCCACGGTGGCCGCCTGGCGCCAGCGCCAACGCACCTACGCCGGCTGGCAGGGCTGGAACTACGCCGACTGGCAGGCCGCGCAAGCCCTGCGCTAA
- a CDS encoding winged helix-turn-helix domain-containing protein — MKHLIHTLNKAFDHRVRLGVMAVLLATDAVSFNDLKEVLDLTDGNLASHVAALEKAGYVLVSKQFIGKKPNTTYTATAEGRAAFQQHLEALEKLLRPG, encoded by the coding sequence GTGAAGCACCTTATCCACACCCTCAACAAAGCATTTGACCACCGCGTGCGGCTGGGCGTCATGGCCGTGCTTTTGGCCACCGACGCCGTCAGCTTCAACGACTTAAAAGAAGTGCTCGACCTCACCGATGGCAACCTCGCCAGCCACGTGGCCGCCCTCGAAAAAGCCGGCTATGTGCTGGTCAGCAAGCAGTTCATCGGCAAAAAGCCCAACACCACTTACACCGCCACCGCCGAGGGCCGCGCCGCCTTCCAGCAGCATTTGGAAGCCCTGGAGAAGCTGCTGCGCCCCGGTTAG
- a CDS encoding NAD(P)/FAD-dependent oxidoreductase — protein sequence MPESYDVAILGAGPAGTACALALRGAGLRVALVDKARFPRDKICGDAIPGPALKALRQLDPAYATELLAGLHPKAETRTSRVVAPNGRGLGVRWHLPTFNSPRLHFDAALLALVRRHTATDVLENFAVKTIAGALDAVTLTAPNGQELRAALLIACDGANSVAARQLAHRQIDRAHHCAAVRAYYADVAGADGGTTEFFFLKKYPAGYLWVFPVGGGVHNVGFGMLSKDITAQDIDLKKTLLELLGTHPQLAPRFAGARLLGPVVGFGLPLGTGRPAHALAGPRWLLCGDAASLIDPLQGHGIDTAVRSGILAAAQAVACFEAQDFSADFLQQYARAVQARLGPQLARSYRIMRFLGNKPWLVNAGVRLAQVPPIGRWLQRLVG from the coding sequence GTGCCCGAATCCTACGATGTTGCCATTCTTGGCGCCGGCCCGGCGGGCACGGCCTGCGCCCTGGCCCTGCGCGGGGCCGGCCTGCGGGTGGCACTGGTGGACAAAGCCCGGTTTCCGCGCGACAAAATTTGCGGCGACGCCATCCCCGGCCCGGCCCTGAAGGCCCTGCGCCAGCTCGACCCCGCCTACGCCACCGAGCTGCTGGCCGGCCTGCACCCCAAGGCCGAAACCCGTACCAGCCGCGTGGTGGCCCCCAACGGCCGCGGCCTGGGCGTGCGCTGGCACCTGCCCACCTTCAACAGCCCGCGCCTGCACTTCGACGCCGCCCTGCTGGCCCTGGTGCGCCGCCACACCGCCACCGACGTCCTCGAAAACTTCGCCGTCAAAACCATCGCCGGGGCCCTCGATGCGGTGACGCTGACGGCCCCCAACGGCCAGGAGTTGCGGGCGGCGCTGCTCATTGCCTGCGACGGGGCCAACTCCGTGGCCGCCCGCCAGCTCGCCCACCGCCAAATTGACCGGGCCCACCACTGCGCCGCCGTGCGCGCCTACTACGCCGATGTGGCCGGGGCCGACGGCGGCACCACCGAGTTTTTCTTCCTCAAAAAGTACCCCGCCGGCTACCTGTGGGTATTTCCGGTGGGCGGCGGCGTGCACAACGTGGGCTTCGGCATGCTCTCGAAAGACATTACTGCCCAAGATATTGATCTAAAGAAAACCTTGCTGGAGCTGCTCGGCACGCACCCGCAGCTGGCCCCGCGCTTCGCCGGGGCCCGGTTACTGGGGCCCGTCGTGGGCTTCGGGCTGCCGCTGGGCACCGGCCGGCCGGCCCACGCCCTGGCCGGCCCGCGCTGGCTGCTGTGCGGCGACGCCGCCTCGCTTATCGACCCGTTGCAGGGCCACGGCATCGACACGGCCGTGCGCAGCGGCATTCTGGCCGCCGCCCAGGCCGTGGCCTGCTTCGAGGCGCAGGATTTCAGCGCCGACTTTCTTCAGCAGTACGCCCGCGCCGTGCAGGCCCGCCTGGGGCCCCAGCTGGCGCGCAGCTACCGCATCATGCGGTTTTTGGGCAACAAGCCGTGGCTGGTAAACGCCGGGGTGCGCCTGGCCCAGGTGCCGCCCATCGGCCGCTGGCTGCAACGGCTGGTGGGCTGA
- a CDS encoding UbiA family prenyltransferase: MLTAYRKALPLLRIPFSLYLMPVFWFGLSALRGPWSGVRAAGVFVVLHLLAYPASNGYNSYYDKDEDSIGGLKTPPKVTPELLHLVRLFDLLAVVGAALISATFAALVVVYLLVSKAYSYDGIRLKKYPLLSTAVVVVFQGAFTFLMTQVGAGALPAQLFEKTNLLLAVVSTLFLCGSYPLTQVYQHAEDGRRGDRTLSLRLGIRGTFVFAAVGLLAGAGALAFTYWLRGEPRNILVFLVATGPVVALFGRWAWLSWHDAAHANFTWTMRMNQVSSLCLSAAFIAILLWR; the protein is encoded by the coding sequence ATGCTAACTGCTTACCGAAAGGCGCTGCCGCTGCTGCGCATCCCGTTTTCATTGTACCTGATGCCGGTGTTCTGGTTCGGGCTCAGCGCGTTGCGGGGGCCCTGGAGCGGCGTGCGGGCCGCAGGTGTGTTCGTGGTGCTGCACCTGCTGGCCTACCCCGCGTCGAACGGCTATAACTCCTACTACGACAAAGATGAAGACAGCATCGGCGGCCTGAAAACGCCGCCCAAGGTCACGCCCGAGCTGCTGCACCTGGTGCGGCTGTTCGACCTGCTGGCGGTGGTAGGGGCGGCGCTGATTTCGGCCACCTTTGCGGCCCTGGTGGTGGTGTACCTGCTGGTTTCCAAGGCCTACAGCTACGACGGCATCCGCCTGAAAAAGTACCCGCTGCTGAGCACGGCCGTGGTGGTGGTGTTCCAGGGCGCCTTCACGTTTTTGATGACGCAGGTGGGCGCCGGGGCCCTACCGGCGCAGCTTTTTGAGAAAACCAACCTGCTACTGGCCGTCGTCAGCACGCTGTTTTTGTGCGGCTCCTACCCGCTCACTCAAGTGTACCAGCACGCCGAAGACGGCCGCCGCGGCGACCGCACCCTGAGCCTCCGGCTGGGCATCCGGGGCACATTTGTGTTTGCGGCGGTGGGGCTGCTGGCCGGCGCCGGGGCCCTGGCGTTCACCTACTGGCTGCGGGGCGAACCGCGCAACATCCTCGTTTTTCTGGTGGCTACGGGGCCCGTGGTGGCGCTGTTTGGGCGCTGGGCCTGGCTGTCATGGCACGACGCAGCCCACGCCAACTTCACCTGGACGATGCGCATGAACCAAGTATCGTCGCTTTGCCTCAGCGCCGCTTTCATCGCCATACTGCTCTGGCGCTGA